In Temnothorax longispinosus isolate EJ_2023e chromosome 2, Tlon_JGU_v1, whole genome shotgun sequence, one DNA window encodes the following:
- the Drep2 gene encoding uncharacterized protein Drep2 isoform X2 codes for MAREELRTKRPFKIWDSWRNVRKGLVVSNFEELIVRGKEKLGVPQNENVSLVLESDGTQVEDGEYFKTLGNNTILLLLRHGERWCPTGVDIIRAAISAIPKIVCETIHALELHDETPSWKIMDNKGRVTVVLHWDQRSSSSSQVQQQQAKAGQDAQTSKYSPTKKADLSGAQRPSLVIQTSLDKLGYDGKTTHLPGEIAPSRYTSPRITVINHDDMQQPVQSHMPGRLVKQGTNSFDSTTIHIHTPECSNHIHQPVARNGSPVNGADGGAIGECDFHCCALHEEGRRIAVHKSVATSPIQDAQHAQYQHPHHPHPQQQQQTQTPSPQPPSSLSDGTKRPGLSKGHVRFRDTADEESSSRLAGAVGFHLHHNHHHHHQEHDSSESETENTIMEDEIVTSEKFLLLIDQLTVDQKHHLSIKDIGIILERLSSKILDVERLDRESESEEIYNWTIKAIIRGDVLRELGVIYNGNYYAISEHPGYKEESEENNEDNEEEEEDRL; via the exons GAGTTACGGACCAAGAGACCTTTTAAGATATGGGACAGCTGGCGTAACGTAAGAAAAGGACTGGTCGTTAGCAATTTCGAAGAGTTGATTGTCCGAG GTAAGGAAAAGCTGGGCGTGCCACAAAACGAGAATGTCTCGCTAGTTTTGGAGTCGGACGGCACGCAAGTCGAGGACGGCGAATACTTCAAGACACTAGGAAACAACACGATCCTGCTCCTGTTGCGGCATGGTGAACGCTGGTGTCCTACTGGCGTCGACATCATACGCGCTG cAATTTCGGCGATCCCGAAAATAGTCTGCGAGACGATCCACGCGCTGGAGTTGCACGATGAGACGCCATCGTGGAAAATCATGGACAATAAAGGCCGAGTCACAGTGGTACTACACTGGGACCAGCgctcgtcatcgtcgtcgcaGGTGCAGCAGCAGCAGGCGAAGGCAGGCCAAGATGCCCAAACCTCCAAGTATTCGCCGACTAAGAAAGCTGACCTGAGTGGCGCCCAGCGGCCGTCCCTGGTGATCCAGACCAGCTTGGACAAGCTCGGCTATGACGGCAAGACGACGCACTTGCCCGGCGAGATTGCCCCGTCGCGGTACACCAGCCCGCGAATCACTGTGATAAATCATGACGATATG CAACAACCGGTGCAATCGCACATGCCGGGCCGTCTGGTGAAGCAAGGCACAAATTCGTTCGACAGTACGACCATCCACATCCACACACCCGAATGCTCCAACCACATTCATCAGCCGGTCGCGCGAAACGGCAGTCCGGTGAATGGCGCCGACGGCGGTGCTATCGGCGAGTGCGATTTTCACTGCTGCGCCCTGCACGAAGAGGGCCGCAGAATCGCTGTACACAAATCGGTGGCGACGTCGCCGATTCAGGACGCGCAGCATGCGCAGTATCAACATCCGCATCATCCACATccacagcaacagcagcaaacGCAAACGCCGTCGCCACAGCCGCCGTCCTCCCTATCGGACGGCACCAAGCGACCTGGCCTTAGCAAAGGTCATGTTCGTTTTCGCGATACCGCTGACGAGGAGTCAAGCTCGCGTCTAGCCGGTGCTGTTGGCTTCCACTTACATCATAATCATCACCACCATCATCAAGAGCATGACAGTTCTGAGTCCGAAACGGAGAACACAATAATGGAGGACGAAATCGTGACCTCggagaaatttttgttactgatCGATCAGCTGACGGTCGACCAGAAGCACCACCTTAGCATCAAGGACATTGGCATCATACTGGAGCGACTTAGCTCCAAAATCCTCGACGTCGAGCGGCTGGATCGCGAGAGTGAGAGCGAGGAGATCTACAATTGGACGATCAAGGCGATCATACGGGGCGATGTCCTGCGGGAGCTCGGGGTGATCTACAATGGAAATTATTATGCGATCTCAGAGCATCCCGGCTACAAAGAGGAGTCCGAAGAGAATAACGAGGATaacgaagaagaggaggaggataGACTTTAA
- the Drep2 gene encoding uncharacterized protein Drep2 isoform X1: MAREELRTKRPFKIWDSWRNVRKGLVVSNFEELIVRGKEKLGVPQNENVSLVLESDGTQVEDGEYFKTLGNNTILLLLRHGERWCPTGVDIIRAAISAIPKIVCETIHALELHDETPSWKIMDNKGRVTVVLHWDQRSSSSSQVQQQQAKAGQDAQTSKYSPTKKADLSGAQRPSLVIQTSLDKLGYDGKTTHLPGEIAPSRYTSPRITVINHDDMQQQPVQSHMPGRLVKQGTNSFDSTTIHIHTPECSNHIHQPVARNGSPVNGADGGAIGECDFHCCALHEEGRRIAVHKSVATSPIQDAQHAQYQHPHHPHPQQQQQTQTPSPQPPSSLSDGTKRPGLSKGHVRFRDTADEESSSRLAGAVGFHLHHNHHHHHQEHDSSESETENTIMEDEIVTSEKFLLLIDQLTVDQKHHLSIKDIGIILERLSSKILDVERLDRESESEEIYNWTIKAIIRGDVLRELGVIYNGNYYAISEHPGYKEESEENNEDNEEEEEDRL; this comes from the exons GAGTTACGGACCAAGAGACCTTTTAAGATATGGGACAGCTGGCGTAACGTAAGAAAAGGACTGGTCGTTAGCAATTTCGAAGAGTTGATTGTCCGAG GTAAGGAAAAGCTGGGCGTGCCACAAAACGAGAATGTCTCGCTAGTTTTGGAGTCGGACGGCACGCAAGTCGAGGACGGCGAATACTTCAAGACACTAGGAAACAACACGATCCTGCTCCTGTTGCGGCATGGTGAACGCTGGTGTCCTACTGGCGTCGACATCATACGCGCTG cAATTTCGGCGATCCCGAAAATAGTCTGCGAGACGATCCACGCGCTGGAGTTGCACGATGAGACGCCATCGTGGAAAATCATGGACAATAAAGGCCGAGTCACAGTGGTACTACACTGGGACCAGCgctcgtcatcgtcgtcgcaGGTGCAGCAGCAGCAGGCGAAGGCAGGCCAAGATGCCCAAACCTCCAAGTATTCGCCGACTAAGAAAGCTGACCTGAGTGGCGCCCAGCGGCCGTCCCTGGTGATCCAGACCAGCTTGGACAAGCTCGGCTATGACGGCAAGACGACGCACTTGCCCGGCGAGATTGCCCCGTCGCGGTACACCAGCCCGCGAATCACTGTGATAAATCATGACGATATG CAGCAACAACCGGTGCAATCGCACATGCCGGGCCGTCTGGTGAAGCAAGGCACAAATTCGTTCGACAGTACGACCATCCACATCCACACACCCGAATGCTCCAACCACATTCATCAGCCGGTCGCGCGAAACGGCAGTCCGGTGAATGGCGCCGACGGCGGTGCTATCGGCGAGTGCGATTTTCACTGCTGCGCCCTGCACGAAGAGGGCCGCAGAATCGCTGTACACAAATCGGTGGCGACGTCGCCGATTCAGGACGCGCAGCATGCGCAGTATCAACATCCGCATCATCCACATccacagcaacagcagcaaacGCAAACGCCGTCGCCACAGCCGCCGTCCTCCCTATCGGACGGCACCAAGCGACCTGGCCTTAGCAAAGGTCATGTTCGTTTTCGCGATACCGCTGACGAGGAGTCAAGCTCGCGTCTAGCCGGTGCTGTTGGCTTCCACTTACATCATAATCATCACCACCATCATCAAGAGCATGACAGTTCTGAGTCCGAAACGGAGAACACAATAATGGAGGACGAAATCGTGACCTCggagaaatttttgttactgatCGATCAGCTGACGGTCGACCAGAAGCACCACCTTAGCATCAAGGACATTGGCATCATACTGGAGCGACTTAGCTCCAAAATCCTCGACGTCGAGCGGCTGGATCGCGAGAGTGAGAGCGAGGAGATCTACAATTGGACGATCAAGGCGATCATACGGGGCGATGTCCTGCGGGAGCTCGGGGTGATCTACAATGGAAATTATTATGCGATCTCAGAGCATCCCGGCTACAAAGAGGAGTCCGAAGAGAATAACGAGGATaacgaagaagaggaggaggataGACTTTAA
- the Drep2 gene encoding uncharacterized protein Drep2 isoform X3 yields MEIDNLVEETNLEATDIIETDQTELHVDQTESLHTHKPLNDQPTISAIPKIVCETIHALELHDETPSWKIMDNKGRVTVVLHWDQRSSSSSQVQQQQAKAGQDAQTSKYSPTKKADLSGAQRPSLVIQTSLDKLGYDGKTTHLPGEIAPSRYTSPRITVINHDDMQQQPVQSHMPGRLVKQGTNSFDSTTIHIHTPECSNHIHQPVARNGSPVNGADGGAIGECDFHCCALHEEGRRIAVHKSVATSPIQDAQHAQYQHPHHPHPQQQQQTQTPSPQPPSSLSDGTKRPGLSKGHVRFRDTADEESSSRLAGAVGFHLHHNHHHHHQEHDSSESETENTIMEDEIVTSEKFLLLIDQLTVDQKHHLSIKDIGIILERLSSKILDVERLDRESESEEIYNWTIKAIIRGDVLRELGVIYNGNYYAISEHPGYKEESEENNEDNEEEEEDRL; encoded by the exons ATGGAAATCGACAACTTGGTTGAGGAAACTAATCTCGAGGCAACTGATATAATTGAAACTGATCAAACTGAATTACATGTGGATCAAACTGAATccttacacacacacaagccTTTAAACGATCAACCAA cAATTTCGGCGATCCCGAAAATAGTCTGCGAGACGATCCACGCGCTGGAGTTGCACGATGAGACGCCATCGTGGAAAATCATGGACAATAAAGGCCGAGTCACAGTGGTACTACACTGGGACCAGCgctcgtcatcgtcgtcgcaGGTGCAGCAGCAGCAGGCGAAGGCAGGCCAAGATGCCCAAACCTCCAAGTATTCGCCGACTAAGAAAGCTGACCTGAGTGGCGCCCAGCGGCCGTCCCTGGTGATCCAGACCAGCTTGGACAAGCTCGGCTATGACGGCAAGACGACGCACTTGCCCGGCGAGATTGCCCCGTCGCGGTACACCAGCCCGCGAATCACTGTGATAAATCATGACGATATG CAGCAACAACCGGTGCAATCGCACATGCCGGGCCGTCTGGTGAAGCAAGGCACAAATTCGTTCGACAGTACGACCATCCACATCCACACACCCGAATGCTCCAACCACATTCATCAGCCGGTCGCGCGAAACGGCAGTCCGGTGAATGGCGCCGACGGCGGTGCTATCGGCGAGTGCGATTTTCACTGCTGCGCCCTGCACGAAGAGGGCCGCAGAATCGCTGTACACAAATCGGTGGCGACGTCGCCGATTCAGGACGCGCAGCATGCGCAGTATCAACATCCGCATCATCCACATccacagcaacagcagcaaacGCAAACGCCGTCGCCACAGCCGCCGTCCTCCCTATCGGACGGCACCAAGCGACCTGGCCTTAGCAAAGGTCATGTTCGTTTTCGCGATACCGCTGACGAGGAGTCAAGCTCGCGTCTAGCCGGTGCTGTTGGCTTCCACTTACATCATAATCATCACCACCATCATCAAGAGCATGACAGTTCTGAGTCCGAAACGGAGAACACAATAATGGAGGACGAAATCGTGACCTCggagaaatttttgttactgatCGATCAGCTGACGGTCGACCAGAAGCACCACCTTAGCATCAAGGACATTGGCATCATACTGGAGCGACTTAGCTCCAAAATCCTCGACGTCGAGCGGCTGGATCGCGAGAGTGAGAGCGAGGAGATCTACAATTGGACGATCAAGGCGATCATACGGGGCGATGTCCTGCGGGAGCTCGGGGTGATCTACAATGGAAATTATTATGCGATCTCAGAGCATCCCGGCTACAAAGAGGAGTCCGAAGAGAATAACGAGGATaacgaagaagaggaggaggataGACTTTAA